One genomic region from Chrysiogenia bacterium encodes:
- a CDS encoding DUF2505 family protein, with product MQEFEFRHCFPLPPIELVNWIDDSGFRRYLIEHLGTIRQSDRLVYEDSPTQRRKIVRVYPDLHLPAWIERALKHREPYFEMNYVLDKETMIETVSGEARIGKLNGKTLYEPDGRGGTIRRFKGSFECEVRLVGRAVERFYMARMAGMYDREADLTQQYIDRRSAA from the coding sequence ATGCAGGAATTCGAATTCAGACACTGTTTTCCCCTCCCCCCCATCGAGTTGGTCAATTGGATCGACGATAGCGGCTTTCGCCGATATCTGATTGAGCACCTGGGAACAATTCGCCAATCTGACCGCCTCGTTTACGAAGACTCTCCAACCCAGCGGCGCAAAATTGTTCGAGTTTACCCGGACCTGCACTTGCCCGCCTGGATCGAACGGGCCCTCAAGCATCGCGAACCCTATTTTGAGATGAATTACGTTCTCGATAAGGAGACGATGATTGAGACGGTTTCGGGGGAAGCCCGGATCGGAAAACTAAACGGCAAAACCCTCTACGAGCCAGACGGACGGGGCGGGACGATACGGCGTTTCAAGGGATCGTTTGAGTGTGAAGTCCGGCTGGTGGGGCGAGCCGTCGAGCGATTCTACATGGCCCGCATGGCTGGCATGTATGACCGGGAAGCCGATTTGACCCAACAATACATTGACCGTAGATCAGCCGCGTAG
- a CDS encoding MerR family transcriptional regulator, which produces MAKKKQFKLSELADAAGVAGKTIHYYLRAGILPPPRKVREKLALYDENHLKLLELVRKLQKEKKLPLAFIAQLFKQGNYDAQALELSLVADMFERATEGKGFLPPSVGVLATEPAAEVEIPEDLQKYLAEAGLISAIEGPLSGEERKIAWIVSTAHSKGLPVEFFVDLLNPIEAVVTKESKALIHTIDGDASFREVVGRLGEIDSLINRFLEAAKTRALRLHFERAYEEGPLSVEKLRKKIYIPSEAFLEKHAIPSQIEEIETQLRDGDAKQRRDLQLRLAEAYLAIGRYEEGAEQATRILKNDKYDSDAMLLKTVADTFLNRTDEAVQMAAKAHKVAPHDARTTAYAAIANLMQAARVGGVISPAQWLNKSLQLFQESLRLTPRRLKDRLEILLMKGRAYTILPAPLNQVDEGIGALRDLLEIVDTHTEAQLGLPFKGFNEIYRVNTYFYLGEAFDLKREKKQANEAFQQVILRDPASNFGQYAYQRAWPQE; this is translated from the coding sequence ATGGCGAAAAAGAAACAATTTAAACTTTCAGAATTGGCAGATGCCGCGGGCGTGGCCGGCAAAACAATCCACTACTATTTGCGGGCGGGGATCCTGCCCCCGCCCCGCAAAGTACGCGAAAAACTGGCCCTTTACGACGAAAACCATCTCAAGCTTCTCGAACTCGTCCGCAAGCTACAAAAGGAAAAGAAACTCCCACTGGCCTTCATCGCTCAGCTTTTCAAGCAGGGCAACTACGATGCCCAGGCGCTCGAACTCAGCCTGGTGGCTGACATGTTCGAGCGGGCAACCGAGGGGAAAGGGTTTCTTCCGCCCAGCGTTGGTGTTCTGGCGACGGAGCCCGCGGCCGAAGTTGAAATACCAGAGGACTTGCAGAAATACCTTGCGGAGGCCGGGCTCATCAGCGCCATCGAAGGGCCGCTCTCCGGCGAAGAACGGAAAATCGCGTGGATCGTTTCGACCGCTCACAGCAAGGGACTGCCCGTCGAATTCTTCGTTGACCTTCTCAACCCGATCGAAGCCGTCGTTACCAAGGAATCCAAGGCCCTCATTCACACCATTGACGGGGACGCCAGTTTCCGGGAAGTAGTGGGACGGTTGGGGGAAATCGATTCACTCATTAACCGATTTTTGGAAGCCGCGAAGACACGAGCTCTTCGGCTGCATTTCGAGCGCGCATATGAAGAAGGCCCGCTGTCTGTCGAAAAACTGCGAAAGAAGATCTATATCCCCAGTGAAGCATTTTTGGAAAAGCACGCTATTCCCTCCCAGATTGAAGAGATCGAAACCCAGCTGCGCGACGGCGACGCGAAGCAAAGACGTGATCTGCAGCTCCGACTTGCCGAGGCTTACCTCGCGATCGGGCGCTACGAAGAGGGTGCTGAACAGGCCACCCGGATACTCAAAAACGACAAATATGACTCCGACGCGATGCTACTCAAAACCGTCGCCGATACGTTTCTTAATCGGACGGACGAGGCGGTTCAGATGGCCGCCAAAGCGCACAAAGTCGCGCCCCACGATGCGAGAACCACAGCCTACGCCGCGATAGCCAACTTAATGCAGGCCGCGCGGGTGGGTGGGGTCATCTCACCGGCCCAGTGGCTAAATAAATCGCTCCAGTTGTTCCAGGAAAGCCTGCGACTTACGCCCCGGCGCCTCAAGGACCGTCTTGAAATCCTCCTCATGAAAGGACGCGCCTACACGATTCTTCCGGCGCCTCTCAATCAGGTAGACGAGGGAATCGGCGCGCTGAGAGACCTTCTGGAAATCGTCGATACACACACCGAAGCCCAACTGGGGCTTCCATTCAAGGGATTCAACGAGATATACCGGGTCAATACCTACTTTTATCTCGGAGAGGCCTTTGATCTCAAAAGGGAAAAAAAACAGGCCAACGAGGCCTTCCAGCAAGTGATCCTCCGCGATCCAGCGTCGAATTTCGGCCAATACGCCTATCAGCGCGCATGGCCGCAGGAATGA
- a CDS encoding ferritin-like domain-containing protein, translating into MAELVQRATREQLTKVDASDNIYKVDLWLKTAPQGYLVKTRYGKYEDRPIEENPLLFEEGDLRDQQLMTLAHFVVGERAALLSAAGCIPREPDHAARAFLSTQTADEGRHVEVFSQRLFDLGVTREQFEDFLDSWTNPYLKKFCLALEDLVKNGDYVAAIVCNNIILEGLAFSVFEFSRGISQFMDPVGEQVLCGVIADERRHVGFGENHLAKLVARFPESKRKIENAQKELSGFMMASFKSMLSKFGSVMNRTIGEYKEVLGDFEPYPGIKLGRSNSEDLMGAMWTKMEREFKDRLTRIGVDYQEPYQN; encoded by the coding sequence ATGGCGGAGCTAGTTCAAAGAGCAACTCGTGAGCAACTTACCAAGGTGGATGCCAGTGACAACATTTACAAGGTGGACCTGTGGCTCAAGACGGCACCGCAGGGCTATCTCGTCAAGACCCGTTACGGAAAATACGAGGACCGGCCAATCGAAGAGAATCCCCTCCTTTTTGAAGAAGGGGATCTGCGGGACCAGCAGCTGATGACCCTCGCTCATTTCGTGGTGGGGGAGCGGGCGGCCCTCCTCTCGGCAGCGGGCTGTATTCCCCGTGAGCCTGACCATGCGGCGCGGGCGTTTCTCTCGACCCAGACGGCTGATGAGGGGCGGCATGTGGAGGTCTTCTCCCAGCGCCTCTTCGACCTGGGGGTAACCAGGGAACAGTTTGAGGACTTTCTCGACAGCTGGACCAATCCCTATCTCAAAAAGTTTTGCCTTGCCCTCGAAGACCTCGTCAAGAATGGCGATTACGTCGCTGCCATCGTTTGCAACAATATCATTCTGGAGGGGCTCGCTTTCAGCGTCTTTGAGTTCTCCCGCGGGATAAGCCAATTCATGGATCCCGTTGGCGAGCAGGTGCTCTGCGGCGTCATCGCCGACGAGCGTCGGCACGTCGGTTTTGGGGAAAATCATCTTGCAAAACTCGTGGCCCGTTTTCCCGAAAGCAAGCGTAAAATCGAGAATGCCCAGAAGGAACTGTCCGGGTTCATGATGGCCAGCTTCAAGAGCATGCTCAGCAAGTTTGGATCAGTTATGAATCGGACGATCGGCGAATACAAAGAAGTTCTTGGCGATTTCGAGCCGTATCCGGGAATCAAGCTTGGTCGCTCGAACTCCGAAGATCTGATGGGCGCAATGTGGACCAAGATGGAGCGGGAGTTCAAAGACCGTCTCACCCGGATCGGCGTGGATTACCAAGAGCCGTACCAGAATTAG
- a CDS encoding AarF/ABC1/UbiB kinase family protein, with translation MSQDISTKARSHKHPLKIAPPKKIPVHVGEDADETVTLEGLAPHVELPEGLAFDKSKFDSVGTGAGHPPLKVPPPPRPKAAKRPPLSPPAASPSASDTAHDGEEEVIIEQRRPKEKKVVGGRLQNPDALARLEPPDFSAIPPDPEVHVPSRLRADPQRLVEIARVLFRHGLGFPLECVRGRNSRKALARRLRLAFEELGPTFIKLGQMVASSPGIFPREVSDEFLKCLDKVPAFRFSEVKRILGDELGPGWEARFQKIEAVPVAAASIAQVHFAELADGTPVVIKVQRPGIQKVIERDLGILFLLAKGLVRAFENAHLANPVGIVSDFNQTLHEELDFRLEANSMERFNAVFSSAGDKRIYAAQVYRELTTKRILVMERLHGARVDDLDSIRNLGVDPEDALRLGIKAVLRTMMLHGFFHGDVHAGNLLITADAGVHFMDFGIVGRLDDERSKRVTHLLVSLMAGTFENLADVLMKLGTTNAKTDRIQLKDDLKNLLGQFKDTALGALNFGDLLTAVVKAAVRNHVRLPREFVLLVKQIVYFDRYAHVLAPDLNIFDDRFLIDFLWRDPLGRKRFPQMQMIGMLGNVRSIKDLRNNRRRSFDELPERYRGKYRYWDGSPLQPNELQCVVCNIIVIAKRPFQVGDRVFCQPCGTKMVVIEKEGKLTAEPIYSQEAQASFRITEGLQEFAPI, from the coding sequence ATGTCCCAGGATATCAGCACAAAAGCGCGGAGCCACAAGCACCCGCTGAAAATTGCGCCGCCTAAGAAGATCCCTGTCCATGTCGGCGAAGACGCCGATGAGACCGTTACCTTGGAAGGCCTGGCCCCCCACGTTGAACTCCCCGAGGGACTGGCGTTCGATAAGTCGAAGTTTGATTCGGTTGGGACGGGAGCCGGCCATCCCCCCCTGAAGGTGCCTCCGCCGCCAAGGCCCAAGGCCGCCAAGCGTCCGCCCCTGTCTCCCCCGGCTGCCTCACCATCCGCTTCGGACACAGCACATGACGGAGAAGAAGAGGTCATCATTGAGCAGCGTCGTCCGAAGGAAAAGAAGGTTGTAGGCGGTCGCCTGCAGAATCCAGACGCACTGGCCCGGCTGGAACCACCCGATTTCTCCGCAATTCCGCCGGATCCTGAGGTACACGTCCCCTCCAGACTCCGGGCAGATCCGCAGCGGCTCGTGGAAATTGCGCGTGTGCTATTCCGCCACGGCCTCGGGTTTCCCCTGGAATGCGTCCGGGGCAGGAACTCGCGCAAGGCCCTTGCCCGGCGGTTGCGCCTGGCTTTTGAAGAGCTGGGTCCGACCTTTATCAAGCTGGGGCAGATGGTGGCGTCGAGTCCCGGAATTTTCCCAAGGGAAGTATCCGATGAATTCCTCAAATGCCTCGATAAGGTCCCCGCGTTTCGGTTTTCGGAAGTAAAACGCATTCTTGGGGACGAGCTCGGACCCGGTTGGGAGGCCCGATTTCAGAAGATCGAGGCCGTTCCGGTTGCTGCCGCAAGCATCGCCCAGGTCCACTTCGCCGAATTGGCCGACGGCACGCCTGTCGTCATCAAAGTGCAGCGACCGGGCATTCAAAAGGTCATTGAGCGGGATCTCGGAATTCTGTTTTTGCTGGCGAAAGGGCTTGTGCGTGCCTTCGAAAATGCCCATCTGGCCAATCCGGTGGGAATCGTCTCGGATTTCAATCAGACGCTGCATGAGGAACTCGACTTCCGACTGGAAGCCAACAGCATGGAGCGGTTCAATGCGGTGTTTTCCTCTGCTGGAGACAAGCGCATCTATGCGGCCCAAGTGTACCGCGAACTTACCACGAAACGCATCTTGGTGATGGAGCGGCTACATGGCGCCCGGGTGGACGACCTCGATTCGATTCGAAATCTTGGTGTGGACCCTGAAGACGCTCTCCGCCTCGGAATCAAGGCAGTTCTTCGTACGATGATGTTGCATGGATTTTTCCATGGCGATGTGCATGCGGGCAATCTCCTCATCACCGCAGATGCCGGCGTCCATTTCATGGATTTCGGAATCGTCGGCAGGCTCGACGACGAGCGAAGTAAACGCGTCACTCACCTTCTGGTTTCGCTCATGGCGGGCACTTTCGAGAACCTGGCCGACGTGCTCATGAAGCTGGGTACTACAAATGCAAAGACCGACCGGATTCAGCTGAAGGATGATCTGAAGAACCTGCTGGGACAGTTCAAGGACACGGCGCTTGGTGCGCTCAACTTCGGAGACCTGCTGACCGCCGTCGTCAAAGCAGCCGTACGGAACCATGTGCGCCTTCCGCGAGAGTTCGTTCTACTGGTGAAACAGATAGTTTACTTCGACCGCTACGCCCACGTTCTTGCTCCCGATCTGAATATATTCGACGACCGTTTCTTGATCGATTTCCTGTGGCGTGACCCGCTGGGTCGAAAACGATTTCCGCAGATGCAGATGATCGGCATGCTTGGAAATGTCCGCTCCATCAAGGATCTTCGCAATAATCGCCGGCGCTCTTTCGACGAGCTTCCGGAGCGGTACAGGGGGAAATACCGATACTGGGATGGCTCTCCCCTTCAGCCCAATGAGCTCCAGTGCGTTGTCTGCAACATCATCGTGATTGCCAAACGCCCGTTTCAGGTCGGAGACAGGGTGTTCTGTCAACCCTGCGGCACCAAAATGGTGGTGATCGAGAAGGAAGGAAAACTCACGGCCGAACCGATTTATTCCCAAGAAGCGCAGGCATCCTTCCGGATAACAGAGGGTTTGCAGGAATTCGCGCCGATCTGA
- a CDS encoding ferritin-like domain-containing protein — protein MLDLESLLEKSHAGQWSVADFDWETPFPPGLPISERKRQLLGRVLLFTAGVERLGAYAFQINARNSMHPTVRELFEVIAKDEFRHAEAETLLARRLGVEWKDLPWLMRRAFKVLSHDLRKLKGVRGRLFHEIVGTQIVLFELGLDSLWSPTVREMIDDPFQNEIIRMIDRDESRHLAMDYWLLEQKGTGTDRTSLNARRILANLPLRLSSAALGAGAFLTFFWSVRNLEISPERFDDYWTRVQAIVDKSPHARRFPPHRTTVGLIDALVNFFDGNKAAFKGFMLLVTGRNI, from the coding sequence ATGCTTGATCTGGAATCGCTGCTGGAGAAGTCCCACGCGGGTCAGTGGTCGGTCGCTGATTTCGATTGGGAAACGCCGTTTCCACCGGGGCTGCCGATCAGTGAGCGCAAGCGCCAGCTGCTGGGAAGAGTCCTGCTTTTCACTGCAGGGGTTGAACGTTTGGGCGCCTACGCATTTCAGATTAACGCCCGGAACTCGATGCACCCGACCGTCCGGGAGCTCTTCGAGGTCATCGCAAAAGATGAGTTCCGGCACGCGGAGGCTGAGACTCTTCTGGCGAGACGGCTGGGGGTCGAATGGAAAGATCTGCCGTGGCTCATGCGCCGGGCCTTCAAGGTGCTCTCGCACGACCTGCGGAAACTGAAGGGAGTACGAGGTCGCCTCTTCCACGAAATCGTGGGGACCCAGATCGTCCTGTTCGAACTTGGACTCGATTCGCTTTGGAGTCCGACGGTCCGGGAGATGATTGACGATCCGTTCCAGAACGAGATTATCCGCATGATCGACCGCGATGAATCACGGCATCTGGCCATGGACTACTGGTTGCTCGAACAGAAGGGCACGGGTACTGACCGCACTTCGCTCAATGCGCGGCGAATTCTAGCCAACCTTCCCTTGCGCCTTTCGTCGGCAGCACTGGGAGCGGGCGCATTCCTGACGTTTTTCTGGAGTGTCCGGAACCTCGAAATCTCACCCGAACGATTTGATGACTACTGGACTCGCGTACAGGCAATCGTCGACAAATCGCCGCACGCGCGCAGATTTCCGCCGCATCGCACGACGGTGGGTCTGATAGACGCACTTGTGAACTTTTTCGACGGAAATAAGGCAGCATTCAAGGGATTTATGCTTCTGGTGACAGGACGAAATATTTAG
- a CDS encoding cytochrome P450, translating into MRSLVTKAFTPRMITQLEPRISELSDELFDEIEKKDKFDLMEDFAIPLPIYVIAEILGIDPHMCHQFKDWSNKMVLDPTANIFLNAGKPMDMDWLEEFTDYFGRLFEERRKRPMGDLISQLVKLEDAGDRLSGDELLAMCGILLVAGNETTTNWLGNALVALTESPEALRELEQDPSLIPCAMEEVLRFYSPVQCLFRFAKEGAKIGDREIPPGEGVLVWIQSAHRDEAVFDQPDSFDIHRDPNPHIAFGSGIHFCLGAPLARLEAKIGMEKLLGRLPGIVRASENPVRYRKSIMLYGPDRVDLASKQRAA; encoded by the coding sequence TTGCGTTCACTCGTTACAAAGGCATTTACGCCCCGCATGATCACGCAGCTCGAACCCAGAATCTCTGAACTGTCCGACGAACTGTTCGATGAGATCGAGAAGAAAGATAAGTTCGACCTAATGGAGGATTTTGCCATTCCGCTTCCCATCTACGTGATCGCGGAGATTCTGGGAATCGATCCCCACATGTGCCATCAATTCAAGGACTGGTCGAACAAGATGGTGCTCGACCCGACAGCAAATATTTTCCTGAATGCCGGCAAGCCGATGGATATGGATTGGCTTGAAGAGTTTACAGACTATTTCGGTCGCCTCTTCGAGGAGCGACGCAAGCGGCCGATGGGAGATCTGATCAGTCAGCTGGTGAAGCTTGAAGATGCCGGGGATCGGCTGTCCGGTGACGAACTTCTTGCCATGTGCGGCATTCTTCTGGTCGCGGGGAACGAAACTACAACCAATTGGCTCGGCAATGCGCTTGTTGCTCTGACGGAGTCCCCAGAAGCTTTGAGGGAGCTTGAGCAGGATCCCTCGCTGATCCCCTGTGCGATGGAAGAAGTCCTCCGGTTTTACTCGCCGGTGCAGTGCCTGTTTCGATTTGCGAAAGAAGGCGCGAAGATCGGTGACCGTGAGATCCCGCCGGGCGAGGGCGTGCTGGTCTGGATTCAGTCGGCGCACCGGGACGAGGCGGTTTTCGATCAGCCTGATTCGTTCGACATCCACCGCGATCCCAATCCTCATATCGCATTCGGCAGCGGCATCCATTTTTGTCTGGGCGCCCCGCTTGCGCGACTGGAAGCGAAGATCGGGATGGAGAAACTGCTTGGCAGACTGCCCGGCATCGTGCGTGCGAGTGAAAACCCGGTACGATATCGCAAATCGATCATGCTTTATGGGCCCGACCGCGTGGACCTCGCCTCCAAGCAAAGAGCAGCGTAG
- a CDS encoding outer membrane lipoprotein-sorting protein, translating to MHNFRTVMIVLGIGFAVSMSLPAHGEEAVESAGPPDVIEIMKKNFMVGKLTDSESRMTMVLIDSRGIRRERKAESFSRLLPNGIDQERVAKFLSPPDVRGTATLTREHSGGDDDIWVYLPALKKVRRLVASNKRDSFMGSDFSYGDVITPRVEDWNHTLVKTEPCGEHNCYVVESTPVSEEVKRNTGYGKKIQWIRTDNYMTVKGEYADLAGRPLKEFGASDLFEADPKLGRWMAKSLRMKNLQTGGVTEISFDEIKVNVGVPEYTFSERYLKR from the coding sequence ATGCATAATTTTAGAACGGTAATGATTGTCCTCGGCATTGGGTTTGCCGTTTCCATGAGTCTTCCGGCTCATGGGGAGGAAGCTGTCGAAAGCGCCGGGCCACCCGACGTCATCGAGATCATGAAGAAGAACTTCATGGTCGGAAAGCTCACCGATTCCGAGTCCAGAATGACCATGGTACTCATTGATTCGAGGGGGATCCGGCGCGAGCGCAAAGCCGAGTCCTTCTCCAGACTCCTTCCCAACGGGATCGACCAGGAGCGCGTGGCGAAATTCCTGAGCCCTCCGGACGTGCGCGGCACGGCGACCCTGACCCGGGAACACTCGGGAGGAGACGACGATATCTGGGTTTACCTTCCAGCCCTCAAAAAGGTCCGGAGGCTGGTAGCGTCGAACAAGCGGGACAGTTTCATGGGATCGGACTTCTCCTACGGAGACGTGATCACCCCGCGGGTGGAGGACTGGAATCACACGCTTGTGAAGACCGAGCCGTGTGGCGAGCACAATTGTTACGTGGTCGAGTCCACTCCTGTGTCGGAAGAAGTAAAACGCAACACCGGCTACGGGAAGAAAATCCAGTGGATCCGGACTGACAATTACATGACCGTTAAAGGTGAATACGCCGACCTTGCAGGGCGCCCTCTGAAAGAGTTTGGCGCGAGCGACCTTTTCGAGGCGGACCCCAAGCTCGGTCGCTGGATGGCGAAGTCGCTTCGAATGAAAAATTTGCAGACAGGAGGAGTCACGGAAATTTCTTTCGATGAGATCAAGGTAAATGTGGGCGTCCCGGAATACACGTTCAGCGAACGTTATCTCAAGCGCTAG
- a CDS encoding MMPL family transporter, with protein sequence MLRSYVEAIVRYRVAVMVILGVISVYLGANLGNLHVEVDPDKNLPQGHPYIQAQNEIDDIFGGKNIVVIGIAPKQGDIFQPIVLEKIQQITDKLLLVPGIIRANVLSISANRAKDILGTEDGMIVTPFMETVPATEREMQELKDKLFRNPLFANSIYSKDGKTAAILADFRFNRELPDFPSIHKVVEEIVQSELDDSVEIHYSGFPVAASWMAKYSERMAIYFIIAVIVIGLVHFEAFRTLQGLFLPLLTALLAVVWGLGLMGIVGVALDPFNATTPILILAVGAGHAVQILKRYYEEYAVYQDNRKAVIESTVKVGTVMLTTGIIAALAFFSLMTFQTTTIRTFGLFTGFGILSVLVIEMTMIPALRAMLPAPKQKEAQAESVERKYLDGALEWLAPYVSGSGSKAIIGATVVALGAWGYGTSMVKIDNSLKPYFSPKDQFYQDDTWLNDRFAGTNNLLFVIDGKEPDKLKNPEVLRSMEGLQDLLGEQEAVGKTLSIVDFLKKMNKAMNADDPEFERIPDSQELIAQYLFLYSISGGPDDFDAYVTKTYDKAIIQTFMKKDNTAVADEIIRKVRDYIPKHFPPGYEVKIAGSVASADALNHVMVEGKIRNIVQIWLIVVVLASLVLRSLVAGLLVTVPLILSVFGEFAALGFFRANLDIGTSAILPMAVGIGADYALYFIFRLKEELRKNQNFDEALLTTMRTSGKAVFFVSSAITAGYLCLALSPFGFHRKLGLLVALAMVISSLGAITVLPALIKHVRPKAFFLKPQKDQ encoded by the coding sequence ATGTTGCGATCCTATGTTGAGGCGATTGTCCGGTATCGCGTTGCAGTGATGGTCATATTGGGCGTGATTTCGGTCTATCTGGGTGCAAATCTCGGGAATCTCCATGTCGAAGTAGACCCGGACAAAAATCTTCCCCAGGGCCACCCGTACATCCAGGCCCAAAACGAAATCGACGATATTTTTGGCGGGAAAAACATTGTAGTGATTGGAATCGCACCGAAGCAGGGCGATATTTTTCAGCCCATTGTTCTTGAGAAAATCCAACAAATTACCGACAAACTACTTCTGGTTCCCGGAATCATCCGGGCCAACGTTCTTTCCATCTCCGCAAATCGGGCAAAGGATATTCTGGGGACCGAAGACGGGATGATTGTGACTCCGTTCATGGAAACAGTGCCGGCTACCGAACGGGAGATGCAGGAACTCAAGGATAAGCTCTTTCGGAATCCGCTGTTTGCCAATTCGATCTATTCCAAGGACGGGAAGACGGCCGCGATTCTGGCCGATTTCCGCTTCAATCGGGAGCTGCCTGATTTTCCCTCGATCCATAAGGTGGTTGAAGAAATCGTGCAGAGCGAGCTGGATGACTCGGTAGAAATTCATTATTCGGGTTTCCCAGTGGCCGCATCGTGGATGGCGAAATACTCGGAACGAATGGCCATCTATTTTATCATTGCCGTCATCGTTATCGGGCTTGTTCATTTCGAGGCATTCCGCACTCTCCAGGGGTTGTTTCTTCCGTTGTTGACGGCCCTGCTGGCGGTCGTGTGGGGACTTGGCTTGATGGGGATCGTGGGCGTCGCTCTCGATCCCTTCAACGCCACCACGCCCATTCTGATCCTGGCCGTGGGAGCCGGGCACGCCGTTCAGATACTCAAGCGCTATTACGAGGAATATGCCGTTTATCAGGACAATCGCAAGGCGGTGATCGAGTCTACCGTCAAGGTGGGAACCGTCATGCTGACCACGGGCATTATCGCCGCGCTCGCCTTTTTTTCGCTCATGACCTTCCAGACCACGACCATCCGCACGTTTGGGCTCTTCACCGGTTTCGGCATTCTTTCGGTCCTGGTCATCGAAATGACGATGATTCCGGCCCTGCGGGCGATGCTGCCCGCACCGAAGCAAAAGGAGGCGCAGGCCGAGTCGGTCGAAAGAAAATATCTCGACGGGGCGCTCGAATGGCTTGCACCCTATGTAAGCGGTTCCGGCAGCAAAGCCATCATTGGAGCGACGGTGGTGGCCCTCGGCGCATGGGGCTACGGCACGTCCATGGTAAAGATAGACAACAGCCTCAAGCCCTATTTCAGCCCCAAGGACCAGTTTTACCAAGACGACACCTGGCTGAATGACCGGTTTGCGGGAACCAACAATCTTCTCTTCGTCATCGACGGCAAGGAACCAGATAAACTCAAGAACCCCGAAGTTCTCAGGAGCATGGAGGGCCTGCAGGATCTCCTTGGAGAACAGGAAGCCGTCGGCAAGACGCTCTCCATCGTCGATTTCCTCAAGAAAATGAACAAAGCGATGAATGCCGATGATCCCGAATTCGAGAGAATTCCCGACTCGCAGGAACTCATTGCCCAATACCTTTTTCTGTATTCCATCTCCGGGGGACCGGATGATTTTGATGCGTACGTGACCAAAACCTATGATAAGGCGATCATCCAGACCTTCATGAAGAAGGACAACACGGCAGTCGCTGACGAGATCATTCGAAAAGTACGGGATTACATCCCCAAGCATTTTCCGCCCGGCTATGAGGTCAAGATCGCCGGCTCGGTGGCCTCGGCCGACGCGCTCAACCACGTCATGGTGGAAGGCAAGATCCGCAACATCGTCCAGATCTGGCTCATAGTGGTTGTTCTGGCTTCGCTTGTCCTGCGTTCACTCGTCGCGGGCCTGCTTGTAACCGTCCCGCTCATCCTTTCAGTATTCGGGGAGTTTGCGGCCCTGGGATTTTTCCGCGCCAATCTGGATATAGGAACTTCGGCCATCCTGCCCATGGCTGTGGGAATCGGTGCTGATTACGCCCTTTATTTTATCTTCCGTCTTAAGGAGGAACTCCGCAAGAATCAGAATTTCGACGAAGCTCTGCTCACCACCATGCGCACTTCGGGCAAGGCGGTATTTTTTGTGTCCAGCGCGATTACCGCGGGTTATCTCTGCCTGGCGCTCTCACCGTTTGGGTTCCACCGGAAATTGGGCCTTCTGGTGGCGTTGGCGATGGTCATCAGTTCCCTGGGAGCGATCACGGTTCTCCCGGCATTGATCAAACACGTGCGGCCGAAGGCATTTTTTCTGAAACCGCAGAAGGACCAATAA
- a CDS encoding TetR/AcrR family transcriptional regulator, which produces MPRYASKARQEAEEARHRRDILNAAMQVFVEKGFHTATMRDVAQSAEFSVGKLYLHFSSKEALYQEMLDQHLAELLDRVEAALGGADGARQRIENAVREQLSYFEENPLLLKLFVNETLGFEMRLQAQFGRGVLAKYHRYQTGLVETFESGLASGEFVGATGEELALKLSGILNALLTMEVQRPEPRPVDVLVETTLRLFCGSPLPDH; this is translated from the coding sequence ATGCCTCGCTATGCCAGCAAAGCGCGTCAGGAAGCCGAGGAAGCCCGCCACCGCAGGGACATACTGAATGCCGCCATGCAGGTTTTCGTTGAAAAGGGCTTCCACACGGCCACCATGCGGGACGTAGCCCAATCGGCCGAGTTTTCCGTAGGAAAGCTCTATCTCCATTTCTCAAGCAAGGAAGCGCTTTATCAGGAAATGCTTGACCAGCACCTCGCCGAACTCCTGGACCGGGTAGAGGCCGCGTTGGGGGGGGCGGACGGGGCCCGGCAAAGGATTGAGAATGCAGTCCGTGAACAACTCTCCTATTTTGAGGAGAACCCCCTGCTACTGAAACTCTTCGTCAATGAGACTCTCGGCTTTGAAATGCGCCTCCAGGCGCAGTTCGGGCGGGGCGTACTGGCGAAGTACCATCGTTACCAGACCGGGCTCGTAGAGACCTTTGAGAGCGGCCTGGCATCGGGCGAGTTTGTGGGGGCTACGGGTGAAGAGTTGGCGCTCAAGCTCAGCGGGATTCTGAATGCGCTCCTGACCATGGAGGTTCAGCGGCCTGAGCCACGCCCCGTTGATGTTCTCGTAGAAACAACACTCCGGCTTTTCTGCGGATCCCCACTCCCCGATCACTAA